The region ACAAGGAAAAGACTTTTACCCCCCATAGTTGTGGAGATAATAACGTGATTGAGGCGAGGCATAATGTTCTCCAAACTGTTACCAGTTTTTCAGCCCTTTTTTAGGGGATTTGGGACAATGCCAAAATCCGCAATCCAAAATCCGCAATCCGAAATGAGCTGGAGGTGGCTTAGATGGCTAAAAGAGAGGTTAGAGTGATCTTCCCTGAGGAGCTTATTCGTGAGCCCCTCATATACCGAATCGGCCATGAGTTTAAGGTGGTCACAAATATCAAAAGGGCAAATGTGACCAGGGATTCCGGTTGGGTAGTCCTGGAGATTGAGGGTGATTCAGAAGAGATTGACCGGGTGGTCTCATACCTCCGAACAAAGGGAGTAAAGGTTGAGGTTGTTGACTCTTCAGAGCATATTGACCTTTAAATCTCGGATATCGAATGGCGAATCTCGAAGTTGAAGACTGAAGGCTATTGGACTTCAGCCTTCAGTCTTCAGCCTTCAGCCTTCAGTCTATTTACCCGAAATTCGCCATTAATAAGGGGGTAAGCGCTAATGAGCGATGTGGTCAGGGCCTACCTAGGGATGAAGGATAAACTGGTCGGCATAAAGATTAATCCGTCCCAGG is a window of bacterium DNA encoding:
- a CDS encoding NIL domain-containing protein, which translates into the protein MAKREVRVIFPEELIREPLIYRIGHEFKVVTNIKRANVTRDSGWVVLEIEGDSEEIDRVVSYLRTKGVKVEVVDSSEHIDL